A region from the Triticum aestivum cultivar Chinese Spring chromosome 3D, IWGSC CS RefSeq v2.1, whole genome shotgun sequence genome encodes:
- the LOC123079413 gene encoding disease resistance protein RPS2, whose product MEFVASIVDTAFRPLKDYFARTFGYVMSCADYIDALGQEVDELKSKRDDVKRMVDAAERQGMEATSQVKWWLECVARLEDAAARIHAEYQARLQLPPDQAPGLRATYRLSQRADETLAEAAGLKDKGDFHKVADELVQVRFEEMPSAPVVGMDEMLQELHACVRGGDVGVVGVYGMGGIGKTALLHKFNNDFLIGSQDINVVIYIQVGREFSLDDIQKVIGDRLGLSWENRTPKERAGVLYRVLTKMNFVLLLDDLWEPLNFRMLGIPVPKHNSKSKIIVATRMEDVCNRMDVRRKLKMERLPPMAAWELFCDKVGEHLVRAAPEIWRPARGVAMKCGGLPLALITVGRAMASKHTVKEWKHAITVLNIAPWQLLGMELDLLMPLKSSYDNLPSDKLRLCLLYCSLFPEDFIISKDWVIGYCIGEGFIDDLYTEMDEIYNKGHDLLGDLEIASLLEKGKDDEHISMHPMVRAMALWIASEFGTKETKWLVRAWVGLKEAPGAEKWNEAERICFMRNNIVELYETPNCPLLKTLMLQNNAGLKKLCDGFFQFMPSLRVLDLSHTSITELPSGISALVQLQYLDLYHTYIKSLPRELGSLVSLRFLLLSHMPLVMIPGGVIDSLKMLQVLYMDFSYGDWKVGESGNGVDFQELESLRRLKAIDITVQSVEALERLARSYRLAGTTRNLMIKACGGLTKIELPSSHLWKTMTNLKRVWIANCSNLAEVIIDGSEETDCPILDPCDFMRMGEVIECEQPALDSLQGIILQSLLKVKIVYRGGCVENLSSLFIWYCLGLEELITLSDGDQEAAANEDEQAAGTTSKVITPFPKLKELYLQGLPNLRALSSSACMLRFPSLKRLKIVDCPSLKRLKLVDAELKVIQCARDWFDGLEWDDDEVKASYEPLLDERYE is encoded by the coding sequence ATGGAGTTCGTGGCGTCCATCGTCGACACGGCGTTCCGGCCGCTCAAGGACTACTTCGCGCGGACGTTCGGGTACGTCATGTCCTGCGCCGACTACATCGACGCGCTGGGCCAGGAGGTGGACGAGCTCAAGAGCAAGCGCGACGACGTCAAGCGCATGGTGGACGCCGCCGAGCGCCAGGGGATGGAGGCCACCAGCCAGGTCAAGTGGTGGCTCGAGTGCGTCGCCAGGCTCGAggacgccgccgcccggatccacGCCGAGTACCAGGCGCGCCTGCAGCTCCCGCCCGACCAGGCGCCCGGCCTCAGGGCCACCTACCGCCTCAGCCAGAGGGCCGACGAGACGCTCGCCGAGGCCGCCGGCCTCAAGGACAAGGGCGACTTCCACAAGGTCGCCGACGAGCTCGTGCAGGTCCGCTTCGAGGAGATGCCCAGCGCGCCCGTCGTCGGCATGGACGAGATGCTCCAGGAGCTCCACGCCTGTGTccggggcggcgacgtcggcgTCGTCGGCGTCTACGGCATGGGCGGGATCGGCAAGACCGCGCTGCTCCACAAGTTCAACAACGACTTCCTCATCGGCTCGCAGGACATCAATGTCGTCATCTACATCCAAGTTGGCAGGGAGTTCAGCCTCGACGACATCCAGAAGGTCATCGGCGACCGGCTCGGGTTGAGCTGGGAGAACAGGACGCCCAAGGAGCGCGCTGGGGTGCTATACAGGGTGCTCACCAAGATGAACTTTGTGTTGCTGCTGGACGACCTCTGGGAGCCACTCAACTTCCGGATGCTCGGCATTCCGGTTCCCAAGCACAACTCCAAGAGCAAGATCATCGTGGCGACGAGGATGGAGGACGTGTGCAACCGAATGGATGTCCGTCGCAAGCTCAAGATGGAGCGCCTGCCACCGATGGCTGCCTGGGAGCTCTTCTGTGACAAGGTCGGCGAGCACCTCGTGCGTGCCGCCCCAGAGATCTGGCGCCCGGCAAGGGGAGTGGCCATGAAATGTGGTGGGCTGCCCCTCGCGCTCATCACCGTCGGCCGGGCCATGGCAAGCAAACACACTGTAAAAGAATGGAAGCACGCCATCACTGTTCTAAATATTGCCCCATGGCAGCTTCTTGGCATGGAGTTGGACCTTCTTATGCCTCTCAAGAGCAGCTATGACAACTTGCCCAGTGACAAGCTAAGGCTCTGCCTGCTGTATTGCTCGCTGTTTCCAGAGGACTTCATCATTTCCAAGGATTGGGTCATAGGCTACTGCATCGGTGAAGGTTTCATAGATGATCTATACACTGAGATGGATGAGATATACAACAAAGGGCATGACCTTCTGGGTGATCTCGAGATTGCATCTTTGCTGGAAAAAGGTAAAGACGACGAACACATCAGTATGCATCCCATGGTCCGCGCGATGGCTCTCTGGATAGCATCAGAATTCGGCACAAAAGAGACCAAATGGCTTGTCCGTGCCTGGGTTGGGCTCAAGGAAGCACCAGGTGCAGAGAAATGGAACGAGGCCGAGCGGATTTGTTTCATGCGGAATAACATCGTGGAGCTGTATGAGACGCCTAATTGCCCTCTGTTGAAGACCTTGATGCTACAAAACAACGCTGGGTTGAAAAAGTTGTGCGACGGCTTCTTCCAGTTCATGCCATCTCTCAGGGTATTAGATCTCTCGCACACCTCTATCACTGAATTACCCTCAGGGATCAGTGCATTGGTTCAGTTGCAGTACCTTGATTTGTATCACACATACATCAAATCACTGCCAAGGGAGCTAGGATCACTGGTCAGTCTGCGGTTCCTGCTGCTCTCACATATGCCGCTTGTAATGATCCCAGGTGGTGTCATAGATAGCCTCAAAATGCTGCAAGTTCTGTACATGGACTTCAGTTACGGAGACTGGAAAGTTGGTGAGAGTGGAAATGGTGTTGATTTTCAGGAGCTTGAGAGCCTACGCAGGCTCAAGGCAATCGACATCACAGTACAGTCGGTCGAGGCCCTAGAGAGACTGGCGCGGTCATATCGCCTCGCCGGTACAACAAGAAATCTGATGATAAAAGCATGCGGTGGCCTGACAAAGATAGAGCTCCCTTCAAGCCACCTCTGGAAGACCATGACAAACCTGAAGAGAGTGTGGATCGCAAACTGCAGCAATCTAGCGGAGGTGATCATTGACGGCAGTGAAGAAACTGATTGCCCCATTTTAGATCCCTGTGATTTTATGAGGATGGGTGAAGTTATCGAGTGTGAACAGCCCGCCCTTGATAGCCTGCAGGGTATCATCCTGCAGAGCCTTCTGAAGGTAAAGATCGTCTACAGGGGTGGGTGCGTCGAGAATCTGTCATCATTGTTCATCTGGTACTGCCTAGGACTGGAGGAGCTCATCACACTCAGCGATGGAGATCAAGAAGCAGCGGCGAACGAAGACGAACAAGCTGCAGGGACTACTAGCAAAGTGATCACGCCCTTCCCTAAACTTAAGGAACTGTATCTCCAAGGCCTACCAAATTTGAGGGCGCTGAGCAGTAGCGCATGCATGCTGCGGTTCCCGTCACTGAAGAGACTCAAGATCGTCGATTGTCCAAGCCTCAAGAGGCTTAAACTTGTTGACGCGGAACTAAAGGTGATACAATGCGCGAGGGACTGGTTCGATGGGTTGGAGTGGGATGATGATGAGGTCAAAGCATCTTACGAGCCACTGTTGGATGAAAGATATGAGTGA
- the LOC123079412 gene encoding pectinesterase yields the protein MDPINEPLLSFPPQRNCSLSKVLLVTPIFLATLLCFCFAAFLVLSPATVTVDLCTNSPDPASCHAIVADAVLTSPDAHPSRPAQVLPAIIDRSLHQHDAAAVAVAAMHWRASDPRQRAALADCVQLMELARDRLAGAVDHASVAPEDARTWLSAVLTDYVTCLDGLDDGPPRDAVGAQLEPLMSLASASLAVLNAVDSDTAADDMLAEAVDELPSWVPSADRALLEGSRAVQADVVVAKDGSGKYNTVQAAVDAAPDRGKRRYVIYVKKGVYKENLAVWKKKRELMIVGDGMDATVITGSRNVVDGATTFNSATLAVAADGVILQDLRIENTAGPEKHQAVALRVSADRAVINRCRVDGYQDTLYAHQLRQFYRDCFVSGTVDFVFGNAAAVLQNCVITARRPARGQKNAVTAQGRTDPNQNTGTSLQRCRVVPADDLAPVAEAFPTFLGRPWKAYSRTVYMQSYLGAHVHPRGWLEWNGDFALNTLFYGEYANEGPGAGTAGRVKWPGYRVITDGSVAEQFTVGQFIQGGYWLKGTGVAYDDGL from the exons ATGGATCCGATCAACgagccccttctctcttttccaccACAAAGAAACTGTTCCCTGAGCAAAGTTCTCTTGGTCACACCGATCTTTCTGGCTACTCTGCTTTGCTTTTGCTTCGCCGCCTTCCTCGTCCTCAGCCCTGCCACGGTCACGGTGGACCTCTGCACGAACTCCCCGGACCCGGCCTCGTGCCACGCCATCGTCGCCGACGCCGTCCTGACGTCTCCGGACGCCCACCCGAGCCGACCGGCGCAAGTGCTTCCCGCAATAATCGACAGGTCCCTCCACCAGCATGACGCGGCCGCCGTTGCGGTGGCCGCCATGCACTGGCGCGCCAGCGACCCCAGGCAGCGCGCGGCGCTCGCCGACTGTGTCCAGCTAATGGAGCTCGCGCGCGACCGTCTCGCCGGCGCGGTGGACCACGCCTCGGTGGCGCCCGAAGACGCGCGCACGTGGCTCAGCGCGGTGCTCACCGACTACGTGACGTGCCTAGACGGCCTCGACGACGGGCCACCGCGCGACGCCGTGGGGGCGCAGCTGGAGCCACTCATGTCCCTCGCGAGCGCGTCGCTCGCCGTACTCAACGCCGTGGATTCTGACACGGCTGCCGACGACATGCTCGCCGAGGCAGTAGACGAGCTTCCATCGTGGGTGCCGAGTGCAGACCGTGCGCTCCTAGAAGGATCCCGCGCCGTTCAGGCGGACGTGGTGGTGGCCAAGGACGGGAGTGGCAAGTACAATACGGTGCAGGCGGCGGTGGACGCGGCCCCGGACCGCGGCAAGCGCCGGTACGTGATCTACGTGAAGAAGGGGGTGTACAAGGAGAACCTGGCGGTGTGGAAGAAGAAGCGCGAGCTGATGATCGTCGGGGACGGCATGGACGCGACGGTGATCACCGGCAGCCGCAACGTGGTCGACGGCGCCACCACTTTCAACTCGGCCACTCTAG CCGTGGCAGCCGACGGAGTCATCCTACAGGACCTCAGGATCGAGAACACGGCGGGGCCCGAGAAGCACCAGGCGGTGGCCCTGCGCGTGAGCGCCGACCGCGCCGTCATCAACCGCTGCCGCGTCGACGGCTACCAGGACACCCTCTACGCGCACCAGCTGCGGCAGTTCTACCGCGACTGCTTCGTCTCCGGCACCGTCGACTTCGTCTTCGGCAACGCGGCGGCCGTGCTCCAGAACTGCGTGATCACCGCGCGCCGGCCCGCGCGCGGGCAGAAGAATGCGGTCACCGCGCAGGGCAGGACGGACCCGAACCAGAACACCGGCACGTCCCTGCAGCGGTGCCGCGTCGTGCCGGCGGACGACCTGGCGCCCGTGGCCGAGGCGTTCCCGACGTTCCTGGGCCGGCCGTGGAAGGCCTACTCGCGCACGGTGTACATGCAGTCGTACCTGGGCGCGCACGTCCACCCGAGGGGGTGGCTGGAGTGGAACGGGGACTTCGCGCTCAACACGCTCTTCTACGGGGAGTACGCGAACGAGGGGCCCGGGGCCGGCACGGCCGGGCGCGTCAAGTGGCCGGGGTACCGCGTCATCACGGACGGGAGCGTGGCCGAGCAGTTCACCGTGGGGCAGTTCATCCAGGGCGGCTACTGGCTCAAGGGCACAGGTGTGGCGTACGATGATGGGCTCTGA
- the LOC123074861 gene encoding nuclear transport factor 2B has protein sequence MDGQGKEGGGGAGSECDVVGRAFVEYYYQTFDANRGALATLYGGTSVLSFEGHRVAGAEEIGLKLAQLPFEQCRHSICTIDCQPTPSFPGGILVFVSGNLQLAGEEHQLRFSQMFQLVPNEQGSFFVQNDIFRLNYG, from the exons ATGGACGGGCAGGGGAAGGAGGGCGGCGGGGGAGCGGGGAGCGAGTGCGACGTGGTGGGCAGGGCCTTCGTGGAGTACTACTACCAGACGTTCGACGCCAACCGCGGCGCGCTCGCCACGCTCTACGGCGGCACCTCCGTCCTGTCCTTCGAGGGCCACCGCGTGGCCGGCGCCGAGGAGATCGGCCTGAAGCTGGCCCAGCTGCCCTTCGAGCAATGCCGACACTCCATCTGCACCATCGACTGCCAGCCCACGCCGTCCTTCCCCGGCGGCATCCTCGTGTTCGTCAGCGGCAACCTCCAGCTCGCCGGCGAGGAGCACCAGCTCAGGTTCAGCCAG ATGTTTCAACTGGTGCCCAACGAGCAGGGAAGCTTCTTCGTGCAGAATGACATATTCCGGCTCAACTACGGATAG